One region of Deltaproteobacteria bacterium genomic DNA includes:
- a CDS encoding glutamine synthetase produces the protein MKDKIDLNPNPLVRYLKKPSNEFTKADIMRFIENNGIRMLNFRYVGGDGRLKTLNFVINSRHHLDRLLSAGERVDGSSLFSFISAASSDLYVIPRYRTAFVEPFSEIPTLDLLCSYYTADGNPLESSPENLVKKAHRLLNKKTGCTLEMFGELEYYLFSEIDSIYPIVQQRGYHESRPFSKRDAVRREAMRVVSEMGCPVKYGHAEVGNIIHGGVEMVQHEIEFLPAEAEDAADQMVLAKWAVRDVACKFGYEVSYAPKIIVGHAGNGLHIHVRLMENGFNVMAADQGLTPAARKLISGLLTFAPSLTAFGNTVPTSFLRLVPRQEAPTRICWGECNRSVLVRVPLGWCGATNMIYDANPQEPRHADRVQNSQTVELRSPDGSANVHTLLAGMTLAVLYGLEDPNALEKADRLFANTADVGSRTDLDNLPTSCYEAALELEKARSLYEQSGVFPKGFIDQTIADLKAHNDADLSENLPGNVKAISDLVKKFMHCG, from the coding sequence ATGAAAGACAAGATCGACCTGAACCCCAACCCCTTGGTACGGTACCTGAAAAAACCGTCCAACGAATTTACCAAAGCCGACATTATGCGGTTTATCGAAAACAATGGCATCCGTATGCTTAATTTCCGTTACGTGGGTGGCGATGGCCGGCTCAAGACCCTGAACTTCGTCATCAACAGCCGCCACCATCTAGATCGGCTACTCAGTGCCGGTGAGCGGGTTGACGGCTCAAGCCTTTTTTCCTTCATCTCTGCCGCATCCAGCGACCTTTATGTTATTCCCCGATACAGGACGGCCTTTGTTGAACCCTTTTCCGAGATTCCAACCCTCGACCTGCTCTGTTCTTACTATACCGCCGACGGGAATCCCCTGGAAAGCTCTCCGGAAAACCTGGTCAAAAAGGCTCACCGTCTGCTAAATAAAAAAACCGGTTGCACCCTGGAGATGTTTGGGGAATTGGAGTATTACCTCTTCAGCGAAATCGACAGCATCTACCCCATTGTCCAACAGCGAGGCTACCATGAGTCCCGTCCATTCTCCAAGCGGGATGCCGTCCGCCGGGAAGCGATGAGGGTCGTCAGCGAAATGGGATGTCCCGTCAAGTACGGCCACGCCGAAGTCGGCAACATTATCCACGGTGGTGTGGAAATGGTGCAGCACGAGATTGAATTTCTGCCGGCGGAGGCCGAGGACGCTGCAGACCAGATGGTTCTGGCCAAATGGGCGGTGCGCGACGTGGCCTGCAAATTCGGATATGAGGTCAGCTACGCCCCAAAGATCATCGTTGGCCACGCTGGCAATGGTTTACATATCCACGTCCGACTGATGGAGAACGGGTTCAATGTCATGGCCGCTGACCAGGGCTTGACCCCTGCCGCAAGGAAATTGATTTCGGGTCTTTTGACTTTCGCGCCCTCCCTGACCGCGTTTGGAAATACCGTTCCCACCTCGTTTCTGCGCCTCGTTCCCCGTCAGGAAGCGCCGACACGTATCTGTTGGGGGGAGTGCAACCGCTCCGTTCTTGTGCGGGTACCGCTGGGCTGGTGCGGGGCAACCAACATGATCTACGACGCCAACCCCCAGGAACCCCGGCACGCCGATCGGGTTCAGAACAGCCAGACCGTGGAACTGCGCAGCCCTGACGGTAGTGCCAACGTTCACACCCTTCTGGCTGGTATGACTCTGGCCGTGCTGTACGGCTTGGAAGATCCGAATGCCCTGGAGAAGGCCGATCGTCTCTTCGCCAACACGGCGGATGTCGGCAGTCGTACCGATCTCGATAACCTGCCCACCTCATGCTACGAGGCCGCCTTGGAACTGGAGAAGGCCCGATCTCTGTACGAACAATCGGGCGTTTTTCCAAAAGGCTTTATCGACCAGACCATCGCCGACTTGAAAGCGCACAACGACGCCGATTTAAGCGAAAATCTGCCTGGTAACGTCAAGGCCATTTCCGATCTGGTCAAGAAGTTCATGCATTGCGGCTAG